The sequence below is a genomic window from Mycobacterium spongiae.
GCCGAGGAAACCGGTCTGCGCGTGGATCCGGCCGAGTTGGTAGGGCCGATCTGGCGTCGTGATGACGTCTTTGAGTTCAACGGCTCGGTGATCGACAGCGAGGAGTTCTACCTGGCCTACCGCACACGTCGGTTCGAGCCGGCCGTGCAGGGGCGGACCGAATTGGAACGCCGCTACATCCACGACGCGCGCTGGTGCGATGCCGGCGACATCGCCGACCTGGTTGCCGCCGGCGAACTCGTGTACCCGCTGCAACTCGGCGAGCTGCTGCCTGCGGCCAACCGGCTGGCAGACGCGGCGCCCGACGGCGAGGCAGCGCCAAAGGCGGGTGTGCCTCAGTCGATCCGCTGATATCCGGCCCAGCCCGGCGGCACCGGCAAACTCAGGCCGGACAAGGCGTCGTTGATGCCTTGCACGGTCCCGTGCTGGAGGTCGGCGCCGACGGCGGCCCAATCGACGTCCGGAAACAGCTCGAACGGCGCGGGAACGTCTTGATAGGCCGTGCGGTCGTAGCCCAGCTCGACCAGCACGCGCAGGTTCGGCTGGACCAGGTCGGCCAGGGGGTCTCCCACGAACGGAATGGCGCGTACCGGGGTCAGTAGCGGCAGATCGTCCGTGGGAAGCAGGATGTAGGTGGTCAAGACGTCCGGCGAGGACACCGGTTGAACTATTCCCGACGCAAGGTCGGGCTCCCCGCCAAGGAGCCCGGAGTGTATGAAAAGGATGCCCGCGAGGGCGTTGGCGGTCGAAAACACATTCAGCGGGTATCGGGGAAAGTCGTTGACGCCGTCGTATTGGGCTGAGTAATCGACGATCGGGTACACGTCGGCGGGCGTCGCGCCGGAGAACGTAAGACCTAACTGCGGTATGGAGAAACCGCCCAGACGCGCGAGGAGACCGCCGTCGGGCCGGTTGGGATTGCCGGTGAAGGTAAAGGACAGCTCGTCGATGCCCGGACGCAGGTGTGCGGGCAGGGATTGCAGAAAGCGGATTTCCATGGTGGAAACCGTGGCGCCCTGGGAGGTGCCGAAGACGACGATCTCGTTTCCCGCCGCGTGCTGCGCCATGATCGCGGCGTGCAGCTTCGCCACACCCTGGGCCACGGAGGCGTCGAAAGTCAGGCTATCGAGCCCGGTGAACGGGAAAAACATCGACGGTGTTTCCAGGATCGAAGCGGTGAACCCGGGATGGAAGGGGGCGATGAACTGCGCGGCGTACTCGAGTACGCGGACATTGGGCAGCGGCAGTGCGATCTCGGTGCCGCCAATGACTAGCGCTGTGACTCCCGGGCCGCCGTCCCCGACTACCAGGACGTCGATGTCCTCAAAACCGAAGTCCCCGATGCCGATCTGTCCATTGCCGGTGATGCCGGCGCCGATGT
It includes:
- a CDS encoding PE-PPE domain-containing protein yields the protein MHFAVLPPEVNSARIFTGVGLGPMLAAATAWDGLAEDLHAAAGAFGAVTSGLTGEAWLGPASLAMTRASIPYLEWLSTVAGQANQTAVQARLAASVFEAAQAATVHPAMVALNRSALVSLVRSDLLGQNAAAIAAIEAEYEQIWAQDVAAMSGYHAGASAVVSQLAPYQEGLQSLLGSLHGRVATAYAASGLPAISVDLTTGTFNVGNGNAGINNIGNGNIGNGNIGIGNVGNGNIGFENIGDANIGIGNIGSWNIGAGITGNGQIGIGDFGFEDIDVLVVGDGGPGVTALVIGGTEIALPLPNVRVLEYAAQFIAPFHPGFTASILETPSMFFPFTGLDSLTFDASVAQGVAKLHAAIMAQHAAGNEIVVFGTSQGATVSTMEIRFLQSLPAHLRPGIDELSFTFTGNPNRPDGGLLARLGGFSIPQLGLTFSGATPADVYPIVDYSAQYDGVNDFPRYPLNVFSTANALAGILFIHSGLLGGEPDLASGIVQPVSSPDVLTTYILLPTDDLPLLTPVRAIPFVGDPLADLVQPNLRVLVELGYDRTAYQDVPAPFELFPDVDWAAVGADLQHGTVQGINDALSGLSLPVPPGWAGYQRID